One window from the genome of Aeromonas sp. FDAARGOS 1405 encodes:
- the mshE gene encoding MSHA fimbrial ATPase MshE, which produces MAQPRLKMRLGDLLVQEQIISDDQLQLALQQQRQTGRKLGTTLIDLGFISEVQLLQFLARQLDVPFFDLNNLTIDAAAVPLLPEVQARRYRALAVNLTDNKVTVAMSDPADLSALDAIAALLSPREMVLAVAREGQLLDYFDRLYRRTREIESFAEQLQEEYQDSGFELGSGNLGANDEGEATVAKLLRSLFEDAVQVGASDIHIEPDEKVLRIRQRIDGILHENILNEVRIAQALVLRLKLVAGLDISEKRLPQDGRFNMKVRGRDVDVRMSTMPVQYGESVVMRLLDQSSGILSLTETGMPPEILTRFRRQLKRPHGMILVTGPTGSGKTTTLYGALSELNQSSNKIITVEDPVEYRLPRISQVQVNPKIGLTFSHVLRSTLRQDPDILLVGEMRDNETVEIGLRGAITGHLVLTTLHTNDAVTSALRLIDMGAPGYLVASALRAVVAQRLVRRVCEHCVEEKALDEGQATWLTVLSGEAPGQHTYHKGRGCQSCNFTGYSGRIGVYELLELDQPMMDALRRNDAEGFAKAARQHEHYRPLALTALDYARQGITSVDEVLRLAEDLG; this is translated from the coding sequence ATGGCACAACCCAGACTGAAAATGCGCCTCGGCGACCTGCTGGTTCAAGAGCAGATCATCTCTGATGATCAGTTGCAGCTTGCCTTGCAGCAGCAGCGTCAGACCGGCCGCAAACTGGGTACCACTCTGATTGACCTCGGTTTTATCAGTGAGGTGCAGCTACTGCAGTTCCTCGCTCGCCAGCTGGATGTGCCCTTCTTCGATCTCAATAACCTCACCATCGACGCCGCTGCTGTGCCGTTGCTGCCCGAAGTGCAGGCACGCCGTTATCGGGCGCTGGCAGTCAACCTCACCGACAACAAGGTGACGGTGGCCATGTCGGATCCGGCGGATTTGAGTGCGCTGGATGCCATCGCCGCCCTGCTGAGCCCGCGGGAGATGGTGCTGGCGGTCGCGCGGGAAGGGCAGTTGCTGGACTATTTTGACCGCCTCTATCGCCGCACCCGCGAGATTGAGAGCTTCGCCGAACAGCTGCAGGAGGAGTATCAGGACTCCGGCTTCGAGTTGGGTTCAGGTAATCTGGGGGCCAATGACGAGGGGGAGGCGACGGTGGCCAAGCTGCTGCGCTCCCTGTTCGAGGATGCGGTGCAGGTGGGAGCGTCGGATATCCACATCGAGCCGGACGAGAAGGTGCTGCGCATTCGCCAGCGGATCGACGGCATCCTCCACGAGAATATCCTCAACGAGGTGCGCATCGCCCAGGCGCTGGTGCTGCGTCTCAAGCTGGTGGCCGGGCTCGATATCTCCGAGAAGCGCTTGCCGCAGGATGGCCGTTTCAATATGAAGGTGCGCGGCCGTGATGTGGATGTGCGGATGTCCACCATGCCGGTGCAGTATGGCGAGTCTGTGGTGATGCGTCTGCTGGATCAATCCTCCGGCATCCTCTCGCTGACCGAGACCGGCATGCCGCCGGAGATCCTGACCCGTTTCCGTCGTCAGCTCAAACGCCCGCACGGCATGATCCTGGTGACCGGCCCCACCGGTAGCGGCAAGACCACCACCCTCTATGGCGCTCTCTCCGAGCTCAACCAGTCCAGCAACAAGATCATCACGGTCGAAGATCCGGTGGAGTATCGTTTGCCCCGTATCAGCCAGGTGCAGGTCAATCCCAAGATCGGTCTCACCTTTTCCCACGTGCTGCGTTCCACCCTGCGCCAGGACCCGGACATCCTGCTGGTGGGTGAGATGCGGGACAACGAGACGGTGGAGATCGGTCTGCGTGGCGCCATCACCGGTCACCTGGTGCTGACCACCCTGCACACCAACGATGCGGTGACCAGTGCCCTGCGTCTGATCGACATGGGGGCGCCCGGCTATCTGGTGGCGAGTGCCCTGCGGGCTGTGGTCGCCCAGCGGCTGGTGCGGCGGGTATGTGAGCACTGCGTCGAGGAGAAGGCGCTGGACGAAGGGCAGGCCACCTGGCTTACCGTGCTCTCCGGCGAGGCGCCTGGCCAGCATACCTATCACAAGGGCCGGGGTTGCCAGAGTTGTAACTTTACCGGTTATTCCGGCCGGATCGGGGTCTACGAGCTGCTGGAGCTGGATCAGCCGATGATGGATGCCCTGCGCCGCAACGATGCGGAAGGGTTCGCCAAGGCGGCCCGTCAACACGAACACTACCGGCCGTTGGCCCTCACTGCCCTCGATTATGCCCGTCAGGGGATCACCTCGGTGGATGAGGTGCTGCGACTGGCCGAGGATCTGGGGTAA
- a CDS encoding tetratricopeptide repeat protein, with amino-acid sequence MSVINQMLKDLDRRQQGAEGTAVYIPPVRQQGWWMLLLTLICGLALGILGWRTWIYWQQAHPVVAASEVVAPDVVTRAAAPVNPPEPVEVAAALPLPGGDERVADTAGGQVDGEMADGAPFDASSDIDESEPTDEELQPELYAELAAEQQAVASAPRKPSVLKIETVELSAKELAALAERKATTAMAKGSLRDAQDNYYQVLAHDPYNQGAREQLAGLLYGEGRLTEARQLLEEGIRLDPLQADFRLLLARLAISEGQQQQALGWLSGYQPDLASNLDYYATWAGLAQELGQNVEAANLYVKLLRQQPDQGRWWLGLGVAEDGQGHSQRALDAYRNALLHGNLGEASTNWLEQRIGQLTP; translated from the coding sequence ATGAGCGTTATCAACCAGATGCTGAAAGATCTGGATCGGCGCCAGCAAGGCGCCGAGGGAACTGCCGTCTATATCCCGCCAGTACGTCAGCAGGGTTGGTGGATGTTGCTGTTGACCCTGATCTGTGGTCTGGCATTGGGGATCCTCGGTTGGCGCACCTGGATCTACTGGCAGCAAGCTCACCCTGTCGTCGCCGCCAGTGAAGTGGTGGCCCCCGATGTGGTGACACGAGCCGCCGCGCCAGTCAACCCGCCCGAGCCGGTCGAGGTGGCCGCTGCGCTGCCGTTGCCGGGTGGGGATGAGAGAGTGGCTGATACCGCTGGCGGGCAGGTAGATGGAGAGATGGCCGATGGTGCCCCCTTTGATGCCTCCAGCGATATCGACGAGTCGGAGCCGACCGATGAAGAGCTGCAGCCCGAGCTTTACGCTGAACTGGCGGCAGAACAGCAGGCTGTCGCGAGTGCGCCACGCAAACCTAGCGTATTGAAGATCGAGACGGTTGAACTGTCGGCCAAGGAGCTGGCGGCACTGGCGGAGCGCAAGGCGACGACCGCCATGGCCAAGGGGAGTCTGCGGGATGCGCAGGACAATTACTATCAGGTGCTGGCCCACGATCCCTACAACCAGGGGGCGCGGGAGCAACTGGCGGGGCTGCTCTACGGCGAGGGGCGTCTGACCGAGGCGCGTCAGCTGCTGGAGGAGGGGATCCGACTCGATCCCCTGCAGGCCGATTTTCGTCTGCTGCTGGCCCGTCTTGCCATCAGCGAGGGACAGCAGCAGCAGGCACTTGGCTGGTTGTCCGGTTATCAACCTGATCTTGCCAGCAACCTGGACTATTACGCCACCTGGGCCGGACTGGCTCAGGAGCTGGGACAGAATGTCGAGGCGGCCAATCTCTATGTGAAGCTGCTGCGCCAGCAGCCGGATCAGGGCCGCTGGTGGCTTGGTCTCGGCGTGGCCGAGGATGGTCAGGGGCACAGCCAGCGGGCGCTCGATGCCTATCGCAACGCCCTGCTGCACGGCAACCTCGGCGAGGCGTCGACCAACTGGCTGGAACAACGAATTGGCCAACTAACCCCTTGA
- a CDS encoding ExeA family protein codes for MYLTHFGLQEAPFSLTPNTGFYYGLPPHEEALQVLNWALAQGEGFIKVTGEVGTGKTLLCRKLLSELGSEARPVRLAWLPNPHLTPAELRIALALELGLAVRDQSELDLTDRIHRHLISLHQQGSRVVVLIDEAQALPDETLEAIRLFGNLETESSKLLQIVLFGQPELDVRLARPHLRQLRQRIGFSYCLRPLRFDETRAYLEHRLQVSGYRGAPLFVGRAMRMLWRASRGIPRLINILAHKCLMLAYGQGGRRIDSRLVRLAIRDTDDASRFAPLRWWPLLLLLGCALAYGVWP; via the coding sequence ATGTACCTGACCCACTTCGGCCTGCAGGAGGCACCGTTCAGCCTCACTCCCAATACCGGCTTCTACTACGGCCTGCCGCCTCACGAAGAGGCGCTGCAGGTGCTCAACTGGGCGCTGGCGCAGGGGGAGGGCTTTATCAAGGTGACCGGCGAGGTGGGTACCGGCAAGACCCTGCTCTGCCGCAAGCTGCTCAGCGAACTGGGCTCGGAAGCGCGTCCGGTGCGGCTTGCCTGGTTGCCCAATCCCCACCTCACTCCGGCCGAACTGCGCATCGCGCTGGCGCTGGAGCTGGGGTTGGCGGTACGGGATCAGAGCGAGCTGGATCTGACCGATCGTATCCATCGTCACCTGATCAGCCTGCACCAGCAGGGCAGTCGGGTGGTGGTGCTGATCGACGAGGCGCAAGCGCTGCCGGACGAGACGCTGGAGGCGATCCGCCTGTTCGGCAATCTCGAGACCGAATCGAGCAAGCTGCTGCAGATCGTGCTGTTCGGCCAGCCAGAGCTGGATGTCAGACTGGCCAGGCCTCACCTGCGCCAACTGCGCCAGCGGATCGGCTTTTCATACTGCCTGCGCCCGCTGCGCTTTGACGAGACCCGCGCCTATCTGGAGCACAGATTGCAGGTCTCCGGCTACCGCGGGGCACCACTGTTTGTTGGCCGCGCCATGCGGATGCTGTGGCGGGCCTCGCGAGGGATCCCGAGACTGATCAACATCCTGGCGCACAAATGCCTGATGTTGGCCTACGGTCAGGGGGGGCGCCGGATCGATAGCCGTCTGGTGAGGCTCGCCATTCGCGATACCGACGATGCCAGCCGCTTTGCGCCCTTGCGCTGGTGGCCCCTGTTACTGTTGCTGGGGTGCGCCCTGGCTTATGGAGTCTGGCCATGA